In Candidatus Defluviilinea proxima, a single genomic region encodes these proteins:
- a CDS encoding serine kinase has product MTLQELITKLNLTVLTTPRDFSAVIPQGGYASDLLSCVIAGAEAGNIWVTLQAHMNVVAVAALRDVSVVILTENAQPEAEVIEKANQQDVILLATSEPSYEVVGKLWELGIR; this is encoded by the coding sequence ATGACCCTGCAAGAATTAATTACCAAACTTAATCTAACAGTTCTCACTACACCACGGGACTTTTCCGCGGTCATTCCGCAGGGTGGATATGCTTCTGATCTATTAAGCTGTGTCATCGCTGGAGCCGAAGCTGGCAACATTTGGGTGACTCTTCAAGCGCATATGAATGTTGTCGCCGTGGCAGCGTTGAGGGATGTCTCAGTTGTCATTCTTACAGAGAATGCTCAACCTGAAGCGGAAGTGATCGAAAAAGCCAATCAGCAGGACGTCATCCTTCTTGCCACATCAGAACCGAGTTATGAAGTAGTGGGGAAACTCTGGGAACTTGGGATTCGATAA
- a CDS encoding PHP domain-containing protein, with product MATYRAELHVHTVLSPCAGVEMIPPVIVEMALAKGINLIAITDHNVTANIGAVMKAAKGTGLTVLPGMELQTEEEVHVLCLFDTLEQAEAWQRIVDSRFGKIPNDVEFFGEQFVVDETGDFIRREPRLLITNVDISLEEAADRVNALGGLIIPAHVERRAYGLMAMLEFAPPIFEAMEISKHVSVAEACKRFPELLAFPLLQSGDVHFPDGFIGVMEFEMRVPMISEIRKAIHGEGGRSMRIVPGN from the coding sequence ATGGCTACTTACCGAGCTGAATTGCACGTCCATACTGTCCTCTCGCCTTGTGCGGGTGTGGAGATGATTCCGCCCGTGATCGTAGAGATGGCTTTGGCGAAAGGTATCAACCTGATCGCCATTACGGATCATAATGTCACGGCCAACATCGGTGCTGTGATGAAAGCCGCCAAAGGGACGGGGCTCACCGTACTGCCGGGGATGGAATTGCAGACAGAGGAAGAAGTCCACGTGTTGTGTCTGTTTGATACGCTGGAGCAGGCTGAGGCTTGGCAAAGAATCGTCGATTCCCGTTTTGGCAAGATCCCAAATGATGTTGAATTTTTTGGCGAGCAATTTGTCGTCGATGAAACGGGGGATTTCATCCGCCGTGAACCACGGCTGTTGATCACGAATGTGGATATATCTCTTGAAGAGGCGGCCGATAGAGTAAATGCCTTGGGTGGATTGATCATCCCTGCACATGTAGAACGGCGGGCATATGGTTTGATGGCAATGTTGGAATTTGCGCCACCGATCTTTGAAGCGATGGAAATTTCGAAGCATGTGAGTGTTGCGGAAGCTTGTAAGCGTTTCCCGGAATTGTTGGCTTTTCCGTTATTGCAAAGCGGGGATGTGCATTTTCCTGATGGGTTTATCGGCGTGATGGAGTTTGAAATGCGTGTGCCGATGATCTCTGAAATTCGTAAGGCGATCCATGGTGAGGGGGGGAGAAGTATGCGGATCGTTCCCGGTAATTAA
- the hypD gene encoding hydrogenase formation protein HypD, with protein sequence MKYMDEYRDAELVKGVIEKIRRTVTRPWVLMEICGGQTHAIVRHGIDQLLPPEIELVHGPGCPVCVTPLELIDKALAIAARPDVIFCSYGDMLRVPGTGRDLFSIKAQGGDVRVVYSPLDAVKLAKQNPDKQVVFFAIGFETTAPPNVMSILQAQRLGLTNFSILVSHVRVPPAIKAILGSPSNRVQGFLLAGHVSAVMGYWEYPPLVDEFQIPMVVTGFEPLDIVQGILKTVELLEAGKIEVANAYSRAVNFDGNLPAQKTINQVFEEVDRKWRGIGMIPMSGWGLRPEFDAFNAEKRFDVEAITADESPLCIAGQILQGLKKPHHCPAFGKQCTPENPLGATMVSTEGACAAYYRYGRDRIPQVLLADN encoded by the coding sequence ATGAAGTACATGGATGAATATCGTGACGCTGAACTGGTAAAGGGCGTGATCGAGAAGATCCGCCGCACTGTGACTCGTCCGTGGGTATTGATGGAAATATGCGGCGGTCAGACACATGCGATTGTGCGGCATGGCATCGACCAGTTGTTGCCGCCTGAAATTGAATTGGTGCATGGACCAGGCTGTCCTGTGTGTGTAACGCCGCTGGAGTTAATTGATAAAGCGTTGGCGATTGCCGCAAGACCTGATGTGATCTTCTGTTCGTACGGTGATATGTTGCGTGTGCCCGGGACAGGTCGTGACCTGTTCTCAATCAAGGCACAGGGCGGCGACGTACGTGTGGTCTATTCTCCGCTCGATGCGGTGAAACTGGCAAAGCAAAACCCTGATAAGCAGGTTGTGTTCTTTGCGATCGGGTTCGAGACCACTGCCCCTCCGAATGTGATGAGCATTCTACAGGCGCAACGACTCGGGCTGACAAATTTTTCGATCCTGGTTTCGCATGTCCGTGTGCCACCTGCGATCAAGGCAATATTGGGCTCACCAAGTAATCGTGTGCAAGGATTTTTGCTGGCGGGTCACGTCAGTGCAGTGATGGGGTATTGGGAATATCCGCCGTTGGTGGATGAGTTCCAGATCCCGATGGTTGTGACAGGTTTCGAGCCACTTGATATTGTGCAAGGTATTTTGAAAACAGTCGAGTTGTTGGAAGCAGGTAAGATCGAAGTGGCGAATGCATATTCACGTGCCGTGAACTTTGATGGAAATCTGCCTGCACAGAAAACGATCAACCAAGTTTTCGAAGAAGTGGATCGTAAATGGCGCGGCATTGGAATGATCCCGATGAGCGGCTGGGGTCTACGCCCCGAGTTCGATGCATTCAACGCTGAGAAACGTTTTGATGTAGAAGCGATCACAGCCGATGAGTCACCGCTCTGTATTGCGGGTCAGATCCTGCAAGGGTTGAAGAAGCCGCATCATTGTCCTGCGTTCGGTAAACAATGTACACCTGAAAATCCGCTCGGCGCGACGATGGTGTCGACAGAAGGTGCTTGTGCGGCGTATTATCGGTATGGAAGGGATCGGATTCCGCAAGTTCTACTTGCGGACAATTGA
- a CDS encoding DUF2817 domain-containing protein: protein MNSLFPESYEASRARFLRDVELLRPKWQSTRLESHPLKDYPDLSMDWLWAEPQKKENLIIISTGEHGIEGYIGSAMLKLFMDEFAPRINVENTGLLLVHTINPWGMKYSRKVNENGVDLNRNFSYNGKFDPSNNPYFLKLKDFLAPSHPLRSFATETLNFAGNTLKALIFEGASALTYAALLGQYAEPKAMYYGGAHYEEETEVMIGLLRQSLEQYQTVVHLDMHSGYGPRYQMSITVVPREPLNSAELSAKFKYPLVLRGDHKEFYAINGDITDYSYQLRDEHFPDKHIFACALEFGTYGDSLLSRLRSLRTMIFESQLYWHGAKDKQTETKVRSEFSELYFPSEARWREKAIADCRQAFNGIFSAYHVL from the coding sequence ATGAATTCTCTTTTCCCTGAATCCTACGAGGCCTCTCGCGCACGCTTCCTTCGTGACGTGGAACTGCTTCGCCCCAAATGGCAATCTACACGCCTTGAGTCTCATCCGCTAAAAGATTATCCTGACCTGAGTATGGACTGGCTCTGGGCCGAGCCGCAAAAGAAAGAGAATCTCATTATCATTTCTACCGGGGAACATGGCATTGAGGGCTATATTGGTTCGGCCATGCTCAAACTATTCATGGACGAGTTTGCCCCCCGTATCAATGTTGAAAACACAGGCTTATTGCTTGTTCACACGATCAATCCATGGGGGATGAAATATAGCCGCAAGGTCAATGAGAATGGCGTTGACTTGAATCGTAATTTTTCCTATAACGGCAAATTCGATCCATCCAACAATCCGTATTTCCTGAAACTTAAGGACTTTCTTGCGCCGTCTCACCCGCTCCGTTCGTTTGCCACTGAAACACTTAATTTTGCCGGGAACACTCTCAAAGCATTGATCTTTGAAGGTGCTTCTGCACTTACATATGCCGCTTTGCTGGGACAATATGCCGAACCCAAAGCTATGTATTACGGCGGCGCACACTATGAAGAAGAAACCGAGGTGATGATCGGTCTTCTCCGCCAATCTTTGGAGCAATACCAAACCGTTGTACATCTGGATATGCATTCTGGATATGGCCCCCGTTACCAAATGAGCATCACAGTAGTGCCGCGTGAACCATTGAATTCAGCAGAGCTTTCTGCCAAATTCAAGTATCCCCTGGTGCTACGAGGAGACCACAAAGAGTTCTACGCGATCAATGGCGATATCACCGATTATTCTTATCAATTGCGGGATGAACATTTTCCAGACAAGCATATCTTTGCGTGTGCGTTGGAATTTGGTACGTATGGTGACTCTTTACTCTCACGTCTGCGCAGTCTACGAACGATGATCTTCGAGAGTCAACTGTATTGGCATGGGGCTAAAGATAAACAGACCGAGACAAAAGTCCGCTCTGAATTCTCAGAATTATATTTCCCATCTGAAGCCAGGTGGCGTGAAAAGGCTATTGCCGATTGCAGGCAGGCATTTAACGGAATATTCTCAGCCTATCACGTTCTGTAA
- the hypB gene encoding hydrogenase nickel incorporation protein HypB, translating to MTERIPVVENILSANDRLAEENRARIESAGVFSINLMASPGAGKTSLIEKTLPPLKDKLRVAVVDGDIATSLDADRAAAAGAQASIQVNTGGECHLDAVMLHGALNQLDLKQFDLLMVENVGNLVCPAEFRLGTHKSVLIASVPEGADKPYKYPGMYRGVDALIINKIDLLPYIDFDMDFFRRGVEALNPGVITFPVSCRTGEGMDAWINWLIENTK from the coding sequence ATGACAGAACGAATCCCCGTAGTTGAAAACATCCTTTCTGCCAACGACCGTTTGGCAGAGGAAAATCGTGCCCGTATCGAATCCGCTGGTGTCTTCTCCATCAACCTGATGGCATCGCCAGGTGCAGGCAAGACATCACTCATCGAAAAGACTCTCCCCCCCCTCAAAGACAAGTTGCGTGTCGCTGTTGTGGACGGTGACATCGCCACATCCCTCGATGCTGACCGTGCCGCCGCCGCTGGCGCACAGGCATCCATTCAAGTGAACACAGGCGGCGAATGTCACCTCGATGCGGTTATGTTGCATGGCGCACTCAACCAACTCGACCTCAAACAGTTCGACTTACTCATGGTCGAAAACGTCGGCAACCTCGTCTGCCCCGCAGAGTTCCGTCTCGGCACACACAAGTCCGTGCTCATCGCATCTGTCCCTGAGGGCGCAGACAAACCCTACAAATATCCAGGCATGTATCGTGGCGTCGATGCCCTCATCATCAACAAGATCGACCTCCTGCCCTACATCGACTTCGACATGGACTTCTTCCGTCGTGGCGTTGAAGCGCTCAACCCTGGCGTCATCACCTTCCCTGTTTCATGCCGCACTGGTGAAGGCATGGATGCCTGGATCAACTGGCTCATCGAAAACACAAAATAA
- a CDS encoding HypC/HybG/HupF family hydrogenase formation chaperone, producing the protein MCLAIPGKIVEIFERDGLKMAKVDYGNIFRETCLEYVPEAQVGEYCVVHVGFAISVMNEEDAQESLALLKEISDIEEELGKEDAP; encoded by the coding sequence ATGTGTTTAGCGATACCAGGAAAAATTGTTGAGATCTTTGAGCGCGATGGCTTGAAGATGGCGAAGGTGGATTACGGAAATATCTTCCGTGAGACTTGTTTGGAATATGTACCCGAAGCGCAGGTCGGTGAATATTGCGTGGTGCATGTGGGCTTTGCGATCAGCGTGATGAACGAGGAAGATGCTCAGGAATCATTGGCATTGTTGAAGGAAATCTCGGACATCGAGGAAGAGCTGGGGAAGGAAGATGCGCCATGA
- the hypA gene encoding hydrogenase maturation nickel metallochaperone HypA codes for MHELPVTQSILQIALKHANEAGATRVEDIHIVMGELSSSVDDSVQFYWDIIAKDTLAEGATLHFRRVPAEMQCQACSEKFRPNDEYLCPKCGGAQVKIVAGEEFYVEAIDVDK; via the coding sequence ATGCACGAACTCCCCGTTACTCAGTCTATTTTACAGATCGCTTTGAAACATGCCAATGAGGCAGGTGCCACACGGGTGGAGGATATTCACATTGTGATGGGAGAACTCTCGTCCAGCGTGGACGATTCCGTCCAATTTTATTGGGACATCATCGCCAAAGACACGCTTGCCGAAGGCGCTACACTCCACTTTCGCCGTGTGCCCGCCGAGATGCAGTGTCAGGCATGCTCTGAGAAATTCCGCCCAAACGATGAGTATCTTTGCCCCAAATGCGGCGGCGCACAGGTTAAAATCGTCGCTGGCGAAGAATTCTACGTCGAAGCGATTGATGTTGATAAATAA
- a CDS encoding transposase, with the protein MDIYKPYPHNPPHWFVSNAMYMVTGSTLYKQPLLDTDEKKANFCETLIERAQILNWELEAWFVMSTHYHFIGRSPENALSLKTLVQGVHSINAKFVNQIDGTPRRRVWYNYWDTCIQTESSYYARMNYVFLNPVKHKLVQNPEEYPFSSYKYFLENAEPDFKKLVLSQSIDDLQIEDDFDPE; encoded by the coding sequence ATGGATATTTACAAACCATACCCACACAACCCACCACATTGGTTTGTTTCCAATGCCATGTACATGGTGACAGGCTCCACGCTTTACAAGCAGCCACTTTTAGATACAGATGAAAAGAAAGCTAACTTTTGCGAAACATTGATTGAGCGGGCACAAATATTAAACTGGGAACTGGAAGCTTGGTTTGTAATGTCCACGCATTATCATTTCATCGGCAGAAGCCCAGAAAATGCGCTTTCCTTGAAAACATTAGTACAGGGTGTTCATTCGATCAATGCAAAATTTGTAAATCAGATTGACGGAACACCTAGACGAAGAGTCTGGTACAACTATTGGGATACCTGCATCCAAACGGAAAGCTCTTATTATGCTCGAATGAATTATGTGTTTCTTAATCCTGTAAAGCATAAGCTCGTGCAAAACCCTGAAGAGTATCCGTTTTCGAGTTATAAGTATTTCCTGGAAAATGCGGAACCTGATTTTAAGAAATTGGTTCTATCGCAATCAATCGACGATTTACAAATTGAAGATGATTTTGATCCCGAATAA
- a CDS encoding NAD(P)H-dependent oxidoreductase subunit E, which produces MTEALTSNAEICEGKQALLDEIIATHRNRPGAMMVILNEIQRQVGYVSEPIQKHVAKKLRVPVGAVHGVVTFYSFFTTQPRGKHTLKFCMGTACYVGGVPQLMEKAKQLTGTEIGKTTADGQLTMEVCRCVGACSQAPVVTVDEEVVGKIKPNKFPQLIKKLLEEK; this is translated from the coding sequence ATGACCGAAGCGCTCACATCAAATGCCGAAATCTGTGAAGGCAAACAGGCTTTGCTGGATGAAATCATTGCCACGCACCGCAACCGCCCTGGTGCAATGATGGTCATCTTAAACGAGATCCAAAGACAGGTCGGTTATGTTTCTGAGCCGATCCAAAAACATGTCGCCAAAAAACTGCGTGTGCCGGTTGGCGCTGTGCATGGTGTTGTCACCTTTTATTCATTCTTCACCACCCAGCCTCGAGGCAAACATACCCTCAAGTTCTGCATGGGAACCGCTTGTTATGTAGGTGGTGTTCCGCAGTTGATGGAAAAGGCCAAACAGTTGACTGGAACCGAGATCGGTAAGACGACAGCCGACGGCCAGTTGACGATGGAAGTTTGCCGATGTGTAGGCGCCTGTTCACAAGCGCCTGTTGTTACAGTAGATGAAGAAGTTGTAGGCAAGATCAAGCCGAATAAGTTCCCGCAGTTGATCAAGAAATTGCTCGAAGAAAAATAA
- the hypE gene encoding hydrogenase expression/formation protein HypE, giving the protein MSETVNIEGAVCAPPLPHSEQIVMGHGAGGRMSHQLIQKAFVSAFQNPALQAGDDAAMLQVPAGMQLSISTDAHVVMPLFFPGGDIGKLAICGTVNDVAMLGAKPLYLTAGFILEEGLPISTLQQVIASMQSAAQEAGVQIVAGDTKVVQKGKADGLYITTAGVGIMPIGTNISGRLAQPGDVIILSGSLGDHGIAVLGARGELGFESTIQSDVAPLNHLIEAMMNASKNIHVLRDPTRGGLATTLNEIATQSNVGISLDEKTIPVHPEVASACEMLGFDPLYIANEGKLVAFVAKEDADAVLKAMKSTRYGEGSVIIGEVTAEPKGRVLLKTSFGSTRVVDMLAGEMLPRIC; this is encoded by the coding sequence ATGTCTGAGACAGTCAACATCGAAGGTGCAGTGTGTGCGCCACCATTACCGCACAGCGAACAGATCGTCATGGGTCACGGTGCAGGTGGACGAATGAGTCACCAACTTATTCAGAAGGCATTCGTATCCGCATTTCAGAATCCAGCCTTGCAGGCAGGTGATGATGCGGCGATGCTTCAAGTCCCCGCTGGGATGCAACTCTCCATCAGCACCGATGCGCATGTAGTCATGCCATTGTTCTTCCCTGGTGGCGATATCGGCAAGCTTGCCATTTGTGGCACGGTCAATGACGTGGCCATGCTCGGCGCAAAGCCTCTTTACCTAACAGCAGGCTTTATCCTTGAAGAAGGTCTGCCGATCAGCACACTTCAACAAGTCATTGCATCCATGCAGTCAGCGGCACAAGAAGCGGGCGTGCAGATCGTTGCTGGTGATACAAAGGTTGTGCAAAAAGGCAAAGCCGATGGTCTCTACATCACCACGGCGGGCGTCGGTATCATGCCCATCGGCACGAACATCAGCGGCAGGCTCGCACAACCTGGCGATGTGATCATCCTCTCGGGTTCCCTTGGCGATCACGGCATCGCTGTCCTTGGCGCACGTGGCGAACTCGGTTTTGAATCCACCATTCAAAGCGACGTCGCTCCGCTTAATCATTTGATCGAGGCGATGATGAATGCCAGCAAGAACATCCACGTGTTGCGTGACCCGACTCGTGGCGGACTGGCGACGACTCTCAACGAAATCGCGACTCAATCCAACGTGGGCATTTCACTGGATGAAAAGACGATTCCTGTTCACCCCGAGGTTGCTTCGGCTTGCGAGATGCTCGGATTTGACCCCCTCTACATTGCTAATGAAGGCAAGCTCGTTGCGTTCGTTGCAAAGGAAGATGCAGATGCTGTGTTGAAGGCAATGAAGTCCACCCGATACGGTGAAGGATCGGTCATCATTGGAGAAGTCACCGCCGAGCCGAAGGGACGAGTCCTACTCAAGACATCCTTTGGCAGTACACGTGTTGTGGATATGCTCGCAGGGGAAATGCTTCCACGAATCTGCTAA
- a CDS encoding CBS domain-containing protein: MSSTLQELYGRKGRTVTDRDAQEITRIEEVSYELRTADVMNRDLKCLAPTNTMRDVFNVLHKSHISGVPVLESDSLVGIISQEDLMRAFADGDQDAPISKYMTKKVMTVKSYEPVIRALEIFSNTKVGRLPVVDENNALVGMLTKGDITRGVLVAIQKDYQDEEIRRYRASHLFEDIISDRTSLILRYKIKPRDFDSGGQASSHIKRALLRLGASPQLARQCGIAVYEAEMNLVIHSTNGGVLRIQVEPRRILMQTSDDGPGIPDVSKALQPGWSTASDLARSMGFGAGMGLVNIKRCVSKMEIESSPKGTKLFMEINLRSDETFKAPPGSSEAPGV; this comes from the coding sequence ATGAGTAGCACCCTCCAGGAACTGTACGGGCGCAAGGGGCGTACAGTCACTGATCGTGATGCGCAAGAGATCACGCGTATTGAGGAAGTCTCGTACGAGCTCAGAACTGCCGACGTGATGAATCGTGATCTCAAGTGTCTTGCTCCCACAAACACCATGCGGGACGTGTTTAACGTCCTTCACAAGAGTCATATCTCGGGTGTCCCTGTGTTGGAGTCAGATTCACTGGTCGGTATCATCAGTCAAGAAGATCTGATGCGTGCATTTGCAGATGGCGATCAGGATGCACCTATCAGCAAGTACATGACTAAGAAAGTTATGACAGTGAAATCCTATGAGCCCGTGATCAGGGCTCTTGAGATATTCTCTAATACCAAGGTCGGTCGTTTGCCGGTGGTGGATGAAAATAACGCGTTGGTGGGCATGCTTACAAAAGGGGACATCACGCGTGGCGTCCTTGTCGCCATTCAAAAGGATTATCAAGACGAGGAGATCCGCCGATATCGCGCCAGTCACTTGTTCGAAGATATCATCTCTGATCGCACGAGCTTGATCCTGCGTTACAAGATCAAACCGCGTGATTTCGATAGCGGTGGGCAAGCCTCCAGTCATATCAAGCGGGCGTTGTTACGACTTGGTGCCTCTCCACAGTTGGCACGTCAATGTGGGATTGCTGTGTACGAAGCCGAAATGAATCTTGTCATCCACTCGACCAATGGCGGTGTGTTGCGAATCCAAGTGGAGCCTCGCCGTATCCTTATGCAAACATCGGATGATGGCCCTGGCATTCCTGACGTGAGTAAAGCCCTTCAACCTGGCTGGTCCACAGCCTCTGATCTGGCGCGCAGTATGGGGTTTGGTGCGGGCATGGGATTAGTCAACATCAAACGCTGTGTCAGCAAAATGGAAATTGAATCGTCGCCTAAAGGGACCAAATTATTTATGGAGATCAATCTCCGTTCGGATGAAACGTTCAAAGCGCCTCCCGGGTCTTCCGAAGCGCCTGGTGTCTGA
- the hypF gene encoding carbamoyltransferase HypF, whose product MHGLRIHISGIVQGVGFRPFVYGLAARFALNGWVRNTSAGVDIEVDGDKDVLDSFLKALRDEAPPLSRIDELTASYGPASGFSTFDIVHSEAIPSAFQPISPDVSVCDDCLREMLDPNDRRFRYPFINCTNCGPRFTIIQDIPYDRPKTTMAPFAMCPDCEREYKDPLNRRFHAQPVACPVCGPQVTFERLNVGTLASSDEAIIKTQDAFLKGDIVAIKGLGGFHLACDATNSQAVSELRKRKLRVDKPFALMMPNVEMIERHCFVSEAERELLTSSARPIVLLKRKPESNIAEEVAPKQDWIGVMLPYTPLHHLLFTDSMPPLVMTSGNLSEEPIATDNDEARTRLASLADAFLMHNRDIHIRCDDSVVRAFDHRPLTIDRDLSSTVRRPSSVYPIRRSRGYSPFPVKLPFEVPQILAAGSELKNTFCITNKNYAFLSHHIGDMENYETLKSYEQGVEHFERLFRVKPEAIAYDLHPNYLATRYALERAERENIPTIGVQHHHAHIVACMAEHGLDGSHPVIGVSFDGTGYGEDGAIWGGEFLVADYKSYQRAFHLEYFPLPGGDAAVKKPARTALALLWSLGLEWDERLASVMEFSETERTLLRTQLEKKINTPSTSSMGRLFDAVAALAGVRQAVNYEGQAAIEFEALGDSAEEEIYSFGLNQDQVQLRGVIQALIKDVMAGIPTSKVSARFHNGLAEGVRMVVRKMSQDSGIREVALSGGVWQNITLLRRTLSLLENDGFEVYIHREVPTNDGGLSLGQAMIAAGRLRG is encoded by the coding sequence ATGCATGGACTGCGCATCCACATCTCGGGCATTGTGCAAGGTGTCGGCTTCCGTCCGTTTGTTTACGGGCTCGCCGCTCGCTTTGCACTGAATGGTTGGGTGCGCAACACCTCCGCTGGTGTGGATATCGAAGTAGATGGGGATAAAGATGTTCTGGACTCTTTCCTCAAAGCATTGCGTGACGAAGCCCCGCCTCTTTCTCGCATAGACGAACTGACCGCTTCATACGGACCTGCAAGCGGATTCAGCACCTTTGACATTGTCCACTCTGAAGCCATTCCCTCCGCATTTCAACCCATCTCGCCTGATGTTTCCGTCTGTGACGATTGCCTGCGTGAAATGCTCGACCCCAACGACCGCCGTTTTCGCTATCCCTTCATCAACTGCACCAACTGCGGGCCTCGCTTCACGATCATTCAAGATATTCCCTACGACCGCCCCAAGACGACCATGGCTCCTTTTGCCATGTGTCCCGATTGCGAACGGGAATACAAGGACCCACTGAATCGAAGATTCCACGCCCAGCCTGTGGCATGTCCCGTGTGTGGACCGCAGGTAACGTTTGAACGTTTGAATGTTGGAACGCTAGCAAGTTCAGACGAAGCGATCATCAAAACACAAGACGCTTTTCTGAAAGGCGATATCGTCGCCATCAAAGGGCTTGGCGGATTCCATCTTGCCTGTGATGCGACGAATTCCCAAGCTGTCAGTGAACTTCGCAAGCGCAAACTCCGTGTGGACAAACCCTTTGCGTTGATGATGCCCAATGTTGAGATGATTGAACGACATTGCTTTGTAAGCGAAGCCGAGCGGGAGTTGTTGACATCGTCCGCACGCCCAATTGTTTTGTTGAAACGCAAGCCCGAATCCAATATCGCCGAAGAAGTTGCCCCCAAGCAAGATTGGATCGGTGTGATGTTGCCATACACGCCTTTGCATCACTTGCTCTTCACCGACTCGATGCCGCCTTTGGTTATGACCAGCGGCAACCTCTCCGAAGAACCTATTGCCACGGACAATGACGAAGCTCGCACACGCCTTGCGTCACTGGCAGATGCCTTCCTCATGCACAATCGAGATATTCATATTCGATGCGATGATTCGGTTGTTCGAGCCTTTGACCATAGACCATTGACCATAGACCGTGATTTATCGTCCACCGTCCGCCGTCCATCGTCTGTTTACCCCATCCGTCGTTCACGTGGATACTCTCCCTTCCCTGTCAAACTTCCGTTTGAAGTACCGCAAATATTGGCAGCGGGCTCGGAGTTGAAGAATACATTTTGCATCACAAATAAGAATTATGCTTTCTTGAGTCATCACATTGGGGACATGGAAAATTACGAGACGCTGAAATCATACGAGCAAGGTGTCGAGCATTTCGAGCGACTCTTCCGTGTGAAGCCTGAAGCGATCGCATATGATTTACACCCGAATTATTTGGCGACTCGTTATGCGCTGGAACGAGCCGAACGGGAGAATATCCCAACAATTGGTGTGCAACATCATCATGCGCATATCGTCGCTTGCATGGCAGAGCATGGGCTGGACGGCTCACATCCTGTCATTGGAGTTTCGTTCGATGGGACAGGTTATGGCGAGGATGGAGCCATTTGGGGCGGGGAATTTTTAGTAGCGGATTACAAGTCCTATCAACGAGCGTTTCACTTGGAGTATTTCCCGTTACCGGGCGGAGATGCGGCGGTCAAGAAGCCTGCTCGCACGGCTTTGGCTTTGTTGTGGAGTTTGGGACTCGAATGGGATGAACGGCTTGCATCCGTGATGGAATTTAGCGAGACCGAACGCACCCTGTTACGCACACAACTCGAAAAGAAAATCAACACACCGTCTACATCCAGCATGGGACGGTTGTTCGATGCGGTGGCGGCTTTGGCGGGCGTGAGGCAGGCGGTCAATTATGAGGGGCAGGCGGCGATTGAATTTGAGGCTTTGGGGGATTCGGCTGAAGAGGAGATATATTCCTTCGGACTGAATCAGGATCAGGTCCAGTTAAGAGGCGTGATTCAGGCGCTGATCAAAGATGTGATGGCGGGAATCCCCACGTCTAAAGTATCGGCTCGTTTTCACAACGGTTTGGCAGAGGGTGTGCGGATGGTTGTGCGGAAAATGAGCCAAGATTCGGGGATTCGAGAGGTTGCATTATCTGGCGGAGTTTGGCAGAATATCACACTATTACGACGAACATTGTCACTATTGGAAAATGACGGTTTTGAAGTATACATACACCGAGAAGTGCCGACGAATGACGGCGGGCTTTCGCTTGGACAGGCGATGATCGCCGCAGGCAGATTAAGAGGATAA